From Cannabis sativa cultivar Pink pepper isolate KNU-18-1 chromosome 8, ASM2916894v1, whole genome shotgun sequence, a single genomic window includes:
- the LOC133030275 gene encoding eukaryotic translation initiation factor 3 subunit C-like, translated as MASRFWTQPENDFEEEESDIDEETEIGGGEPTSEPTVNRYLRENASDSDDSDGQKRVVRSVKDERFEEMALTVD; from the exons ATGGCATCACGATTCTGGACCcag CCTGAAAATGACTTTGAGGAGGAAGAGAGTGACATTGATGAGGAAACTGAGATTGGAGGTGGTGAGCCAACCTCCGAACCTACTGTTAATAGATACCTTAGGGAAAATGCTAGTGACAGTGATGATTCTGATGGGCAAAAGAGGGTTGTTAGATCGGTGAAAGACGAGCGTTTCGAGGAGATGGCTTTAACTGTTGATTAG
- the LOC133030566 gene encoding uncharacterized protein LOC133030566 — MHYRKPPPLYRDSSRRDPSKRCEYHNDNGHSTNECKNLKDEIENLIRLGHLYEWIKNRLPHLNPVPTGGPLPQGTPGGTPGALAPAVPSGGAIPQQTPGLPPRPNGRVAMISGGPHIGGTTRKELKHYAGAIKHDKVWEVTQLPAQRPRLVDQPITFMKEDAKLVRFPHHDPLVIETPIANKIVARILIENGSSVNLLFKEAFTAIGLTVPGFITKWFPTHRI, encoded by the coding sequence ATGCACTACCGGAAGCCTCCTCCTCTGTACAGGGACAGTTCGCGAAGGGATCCCAGCAAGAGATGTGAATACCACAACGACAATGGACACAGTACCAATGAGTGCAAGAATCTGAAAGATGAGATCGAAAACTTGATCCGATTAGGTCACCtatatgagtggatcaagaaccgGCTACCCCATCTCAACCCGGTTCCAACAGGCGGTCCATTGCCTCAAGGGACACCAGGAGGTACACCTGGAGCATTGGCACCAGCTGTACCCTCAGGGGGAGCGATCCCTCAGCAGACCCCTGGCTTGCCACCAAGACCCAACGGAAGAGTGGCCATGATCTCTGGTGGGCCCCATATTGGGGGGACCACCCGAAAAGAATTAAAGCACTACGCAGGGGCCATCAAACATGACAAAGTGTGGGAAGTCACCCAGCttccagctcaaaggccccgactCGTGGATCAGCCAATTACTTTCATGAAGGAAGACGCAAAACTGGTGCgtttccctcatcatgacccccTGGTCATAGAGACTCCGATTGCCAACAAGATTGTGGCTAGAATATTGATCGaaaatgggagttccgtgaacttgttattcaaagaagccttcacagcGATAGGCCTCACGGTACCGGGATTTATCACcaagtggttcccaactcacaggaTTTAA